TCCCTAGCCCCATTTCGCCCAAGATCTCCTCCCCCGCCCGGGGGATTACCCTGCAGATAGTAGACAGGATTCAGTAGACAGTAGACAGGGGGGTTATCTCCACCGCAATTCCCGGATGAACCTCCACCGGAATTCGCCGGGTTGCTTCACCGGTTGCCCTCCGGTTTGCTCTCAGGGTTAGTCTACCCGTTGCTCCACCGGTTCCTCTCCGGGTTGGTCGGAGCGTTACGGCCCGAGTAAGTCCGTGGGTTCCCGTCCGGGTTACTCCCGAGGCAGCTCTGACCGTTGCTCTCCGGTTTGCTCGGAGGATTGCTTCCGGAGCTGCCATCTTCGTTGCTCTGCACGCACTGCGCGGCGTTCTCGGGTCGGTCAGTTGCCGAGGCCCATCTGTCCGCGCCAGCGTTTCTCCATCCGCTGTCGGAGTTTCTCGTCTCCGACCCCCGGTAATGCTCGGCGCGATTGGTACATCAGGTAGTACTCCTGTCGGGTGAGGCTCGCGATGCTGTCGAGCGCTGTCCGGTCAATCGCCGTGTCCGGCGGCTGCTGGAAGTTCTGCCAGCTAGATTCCACGGACCATCTGCTTATGTGGTTCTCCAGCCGCCTCATCTCCGGCCGGAAGCTGTCCACGACCACCATCCGGCTCCACGTTGGCGCGTCCTTCTGGAGCGATGCATAGAAACGGTCCCATTTGTGCAGGCGCTGCCACTGGGCCCAGGCGTAAACGCCCAGCTCCGCCACGTTCCCGGCCAGCGAAACCACGAGCAGAACCATTACCCATCTCGGTCTCACCTCGCACCTCCATCTTTCGTGACCCCGCTCGACTCCGCCATGAGCATGGAGTCGAGATACGCCCGCTCCATCTTCCGCTCGAGCTCGAATTGGTCTTGGCGCAGAAGGCGGGTGGTCCCCCGCTCGAATTCGTGCAGCAACCTGCTCACTTCCCGGTGGGACCTGGCGATCCGGTCGAGCACGTTACTCACCCGCACGGAGTCCGGGTTCGGTTCTTCGGCAAGAAACCCCAGTTCCTTGGTCGCCGCGCTCATGGTATCGTACCATGGCGCACGGGCCTTCTCAAAGTCGGCAAGCGCCCCCCAGACCTGGCGTCTTGTGGTGCCGGGCTTGAAGATCCTGGCCATACTCTGCTGGTCGATCCGCCAGTCCCGGTACTTCTCCAGACCGTAGAACCCCAGCACGCCGGCATTGACGGCAAGCGACAGCACGAGCAAGAGATAGAGCCATCGATGTTTCACTTGTCCTCCCCGTTTGGCAATTCAAGGCCGACCTGCGCGAGCCGGTCGGCGAAGCTCTGCTGCGGACCGACCGTCGCGCGGGCGAGCGCGGTCCCGAGCCAGACCCCGAGCGCGACCAGCACGACTGCCGCGGCCCTTGCCCAAATCCGGCTCAGCCCGCGCTGTCCGACCGGGGTCGCAATCAACCACGGCCCGGCCTGCACCTGGCGCTGTCTGACCCCGGCTATGATGCGGGTCGCAAGATAAGCAGGTACTTCCGGTTTCGGTTCCTGGCGGAGCATTGCGGCGTCGCTCTTCAGCAACTCCAGCTCCTGCCTGCAGTTAGCGCACCCGGCCACATGCTCTTCGACTGCCCGGGCTTCGTGTTCGCTCAGGCAGCGGTCGGCCAGGCTTACGAGCTTCTCTTTATCACACTTCATGTTCTTCACATTCGTAGACACACGACTCCCGATTGTCTATCGCCGACGTCCGTGTCAGGTCCCGGGCATGCACGTCCTCAAGCGCCCGTCTGACTCCAATCCTCGCCCGGTACAGCAGCGAATTCACCGAGGCCGGGCTGCGGCCCATCGCCGCGGCAATCTCTTCGTGGCTCATCTCTTCGTAGATGGAAAGCACGAGGGCCGAACGCTGGTCTGCGGGCAAAGCCTCGAGCGCGCGGCCGATGCGCTCCGAGAGCAGGCGCTGCCTCAGTGCCTCTTCCGGCTCATCACGACGCGGAGCCGGTATTTCCTCAGACACCGGGTCCGACGGCTTGCGGCGCGAAAGCCGGTTGATACAGAGATTGGTCGCAATCCGGAACAGCCAGGTCTTGAAACTCGCCTGACCCCTGAATCCCCTAAGTGCTTCCCATGCCTTGACAAACGCAACCTGAGTCATCTCCTCGGCTTCGGCGCCGTTCCGGCACGTCCGATACAGGTAACAGTAGACCGAAACGTGGTGCCGACGGACCAGTTCGTCAAACGCCGACAGGTCCCCGGCCTGCGCCTGCGCGACCAGTTGCCCGTCATCCATCTCGTTCACAATCTAGTAGACACACCACCGCGCCGCATCTCTCGCGGGGACGGACATCCAATCGCGCCGGTAGGGCGCTTCCTTCTCATCGGCTGCCTCCAGCGGCGACTGCCGGGCGACGTACGGCCCGGAGTTGCCGAGGAAGTCGATGTCGAACCGGCGGAGTCGGCTCATACCGGCTGCAAAAAACGCCCTCCTGGTTAGAGAGGGCGTCGAGCCGGGAGCAGCCGTAGCTACTTGATGGTAGCCGAGGTGAGTTCCTGGTCGGAAACCGTCTCCGCGTTGCCGACCGTATGGTCGTAGTAGGTCCTGACCAGTCCGGTGCCATTTGCGAACCACTGGTAAGTGTCAAAGCCGCTGTTGCTCAGTTTCACCTTCCATGCTCCCTTGTAGGTTCCGGCAGTCACCGTCACGTCTTCCTGGCCGACGACCGTGGCTGTCGAACCGCCCTCAGACCACGTCTGGCCGGCAGCCGGGTCCGAGGTGATCAAGGGTGTGCCGGTCGTGTCGGTGGTGTCCACGAAGACCCGTATGGTGTCGTTCACCTCGGCCACATAGAGGTAGACGGTCGTGGTGGTGGTCGTGTCGGGCGTCTTCGTGTGCGTCGAGATGTCCTGCTTGAACTTCACGACCGCTTTGCCGTTTACGAGGGTGGCGTTTTGCAGCGCGGTCAGGACTGTGGTGCCGGTGGACGCGGTGTCGAGGCTTCCCGTGGTTCCGGATAGCATGTACGTCGAGAAGTTCCACACGTTACCGACGGTTAAGGGAAACACGGAACCGGCCTTGGAGTTGCAGCTCGTGCTCAGCAGGGCGACGGCTGCGACCGCCGCGAGGGCATACAGACGTTTCACAGGCATGGGACCTCCTTTGGGGGAAGTGTAACGAGTGCTGGTGTGATGTCAAGCCTGAGTGCCGGCCGGTCGGCCGCGGGGCGACTATTCGCCCAGATACGGCGCGGGATTGTGCAGGAAATCGGTGGTGACGGTCAGCAGGACCTTGATGCCGGTGGGCAGCACGGCTTCGTCCATATCGAAACGGTCGGAGTGGTTCATGGCGGTGATGCCGCGAGCGGGGTTGCCGCCGCCGAGGAACAGGAACATGCCCGGAACGCGCTCGACGTAGCAGGCGAAATCCTCGCCGCCGAGGTTCGGCTCCATGTCGTCGTCAACGCTCGCAAAATGCGCCTTCAGGACCTCGGCCGCGTGCTTCGTAAACACCGGGTTGTTGACCAGCGGCGGGTAGGCGGGTTCCGCGTCAAGTGTGTAGCTGGGAGGCCGGGGACAGGCCGACGAAGCGCCTGCGTCGGACTCGGCGCGGGTCTGTCCCCAAGTCTGCGTGGTACCTTCCCCATTTTCGCGGCCATAGACGAGCATCAGGCCGTCGAGATTTGACCGGATGGCAGCGGCGATTGTTTCCGAGTCGCGCACGTCATAGGCCCGGAATGTTCCAACAACCTTGGCCTCGCCCGGAGTCTGGTTATGCTGCATGCCGGAATGGACCTCCCCGAATCCGAGCACGTAACGCGAGTTGGGGCTGAGCCGCTGACGAATGTCGGTCTGGATCGTGCTGATGAAGCGGGCTGCAATCTGTATGGGGTCAATGTTGTCTTGCGGGCACATGTGATGTCCGGGCTTGCCCTTGATGGTCACCTTGAATGTGCGGGTCGCGGCCATGAACGGCCCGGCACGGAATCCGATTCGCGACAGCGGCATGTTTCCGAAGATGTGGACCGCGATGATTGCATCGACGTCGTCCAGACAGCCTGCCTCGATCATCCGGCCCGCGCCTCCCGGCGGCACTTCCTCGGCCGGCTGGAAGATGAGCCGGACGTTGCCCGCGAGCTTGTCCCGGTGTTCCTGCAGCCAGCGCGCCGCGCCCAAGAGAATCGCCATGTGCCCGTCATGTCCGCAGGCATGCATCACGCCCGCGTTCTCCGAACGGTAATCGCGGTTCAGACTGGTTTCGGCCTCCTGAATCCGGAGCGCGTCCATGTCGGCACGGAGCGCGATACGACGCGACCGACTAACCACGGATGGACACTGATGAACACAGATGGCTTTGTCGGGGACATCTGCCCGGTTATCCGTGTTGGCCCCCGAGGCCCCTGTCAGGCAGTGCATCGGTGGTTCATCTGTCCTTCCGGTTCCATTGCCGCGGATGTCGGCAATCACGCCGGTCTGGCCTGCCCGACGATTCTCGATGCCAAGCCCGTTCAATATTTCCACGATCTTGTCCTGCGTCTTGTGTTCATCGAAGCTCGGCTCCGGATGGTGGTGGAACCAGCGCCTGAGATTCCTAACCCAGGAGACAAGGCTGTCGTCAAGCTCTATCATTTCCGCCGCCATCCTACGCCTGGCACTTCGGGCAGAGGTAGCACGCTCCTCCGAGATAGGCAATCTTCTCGATCTTCTTACCGCATTGGGGGCAGGGTTCTCCTGCGGTGTCAGCCGACATGATGCGCTCGTATCGGCCCGGGCGGCCGAACAGGTCGAGCTCGTCGGACCTACCGCCTTTGGCGATGACCTCGCGCACGGTCTTGATGATGGCATCGTGCAGCGTGCGGCGCTGCGCCGGCGATAGCTCGGCAAGCGCATGACGCGGGTGCAGCCCGGCCCGGAACATGATGTCCTGCGCCACCGAATTGCCCAGACCCGGTATCAACTGCTCCTGCGTGAGCAGCCCTTTCACGCTTCGCTTCTCGCCTTCAAGCAGCTCGTCCACCAGCCCGGTGAAGTAGGCGAACGTGAATTCCTTGTCCGCCGGCGTGCGCCGCATCCCTTTGATGTACTTCCGCTCCCGCTCCTTGCCTTGCTCGAACAGCTCCATCGCGCCCCACATCTGGGTCGTGACCGAAAGGGCCGACGCGTCCTCGAACTGAAGCAGCAGGTGGTACTTCCCCGGCAGGTCCGCGCCGGGCTCGTGGTACAGCAGACGGCCGCCACACTCGCCGAGCACGAGAACATAGCCCGGTTCGAGCGGGACCATCATCCAGCGTCCCCGGGCGCTGGCGGAGCCGACTCTCTTTCCCTTGGTCAGGCGCTCGAACTCGGCCGGTTTGCGGTTGTACCAGACGAACTTGTGCGGCGAGTTACCGAGCCGTCCTCGCTCGACGATCTTGCCGCGCAGGGTCTCGCTCATCTGCCGGGCAAGCGTCGCGCACTCGGGAAGCTCAAACATCGCGCCTCTGCGTAAGCCATGCGGGCAGCCGTCCGTTCTCGACCATAATGCGAATCAGGTTCTCCATGCCCGCGAACTGGCGCATGCAGAGTTCGTATTCCTCCTCAGTCAGGTCAGCGGTGCGCGGATAGCAGTAGAGCAACAGGCCTTCTTTGTTGCCCATCAGTGGTCTCACGTTCTTGCACGGGAAATCAGCACACAGACCGCAACTCTCGACGCCATTTTCCTTCGCGCATGGCCGGGCCGTGCACGACTTGTCGGCCAGCCTGCCGTCGCTGCGGCACCCGTCGCAGCGGACGTTCTCGACAGTGTACATCTGATGGCCGAACAGCTTGCGCCAGCCGTCAACCAGCTTCTGCCGCACGGCCGGGTCATCCGACCGCGCCGCACACAGGTCGCAGTTGTACCCGCAGTAACCCGTCATCTTCTCCACCCATGTCTCCTTCACCTGGCTGACGAGCCCTGCTTCGCTCGCAGCTTCTCCAGCCGCTCCCGCTGGCCCTTGAACACCGACGACTTCCAGGCCGACTGCAGTTGTTCGCACGGATACTTCGGACAGCGCCCACAGTTTGCGACGCCCATCTCCATCGCGCAGCAACGCACGGGACACTGCAGGCACCCCTTCAGGCACCTCGCATCAATCGTCGCGCACCCGTCGCAGATGATGTCGCGACTCAGGTCTTCGTAGAGGTCCTCTACCTTCTGACCTTCGGCCAGCTTGGGCTGTCGCTGCTTGCGCGCCCGCTTCATACCGGACTTCAGCATCGCCTGGAAGAGGCCCTTCATGTGCAGCTTCTCGCCCAGCCGCGGAAACCTGTAACCCGGGCACTTCGCACAGTCAATGCCGCAGTAGGCAATCATCTGTCTAGCCATTGGATAGAATCGGCGGAAACCGCCGGAAGTCAAGGATTCACAGAACTGGACGAGTCAGAATTCAGAATTGCGGACCGGACTGGGCAACCACGGATAAACGCAGATGGACACGGATACAGGACCCGGATAATCCAGAAATCAGAGATCAGAAAGCAGAATGCAGAATTGAGGATTCGGAAAGGACATCCGCAGATTACGCAGATGGCGCAGATTGGCCGGCCAGAACCCCTGGCCCCAGAACCCGGCTGCTGTGCGCCGGATCAGCCGAGTCGCTTGCGGAAGCGGGAGATGGCGATACCGAGTATCACGCACCCGAGCACGAAGAGCGAGAGGGCATCACGCCAGAGACTCGCCATGCCCACACCTTTGAGGAAGATACCCCGGATGATGGTCATGAAGTAGCGCAGGGGCAGGAAATACGTGACAAACTGCACGATCACCGGCATGTTGGCTATCGGGAAAGCAAAGCCGGAGAGTTGCATCATCGGCTGCATGATAAAGAACTGCGTGGTCATCGTCGCTTCCTGCTGGGTCTTGGCGAGGGTGGAGATGAGCAGCCCCAGTCCGAGCGTGGCAATCTCGAACACGAGGCAGAGGCCGAATAGAAGCGGGATGCTCCCTTTCAGCGGAACATGGAACCAGAGCGTGGCGACGACCAGGACCAGCACGACGTCGACAAGGCTCAAGACCGCGAACGGCGCGAGTTTGCCGATGATGAGCTCGTAGGGCCGGATGGGTGTGACGATGAGTTGCTCCATGGTGCCGGCTTCCTTTTCACGCACGATGGCGAGGCCCGTGAACATCATCGTCATCATCAGGAGCACCATCGCCAGCACCGCGGGCACCATGTAGTTGCGGCTGCGCAGGGTCGGGTTGTACCAGACCCGGATCTGGGGATTGATGGACGGCAGTTTCAGGCTGGCGCCGCTTCGGCTGAAAGCCGCCAGCAGTACCTGCTGCGAGTATTGCCCGACAATGAGCGCCGCGTAGCCGAGGCCGATGCCGGCCGAGTTGCTTTCCGATCCGTCGGCAATCGCCTGAACCTGCACCGTGCGGTGCGCCAGGATGCCGCTCTGGAAGCCCGGCGGCAGGACCAGCGCGAGCGATGCCGAGCCCTTGTCCATGGGCCGGTCAATGTCATTGGGCGACTGAACGTAGCCGACCAGGCGGAACTGACCCGAGCTTGTGAACCGTTCGACAAACTGACGGCTGGCGACGGTTCGGTCCTGGTCGCAGACGAGCAGGGGGATGTTGTTGACGTCGAGGTTGGCGGCATAGCCCAGGATGACAAGCTGAATCACCGGCGAGAGGAAGGACATGATGAACATACGGCGGTCGCGCCGGATCTGGATGAACTCCTTGCGCATGATGTGGAGGATGGTCCTCACGACAAACCTCCGGAGAATTTAGATTCCAGAATCCAGAGTCCAGAATTCAGAGCGTCCGAAATCCGGACTTCTGAGTTCTGGTTTCTGGTTTCTGAATTCTGATTTCGTTCGGTCCTCACGACATCTGCCTTCTCAGTCGGGCCGTGCTCAGGCTGATTGTCGCCACCGCGAACACGAGCAGAAATACCATCTGCGGCCAGAAGGTCGAGAGCCCGACGCCCTTGATGATGATCGCCCGCAGAATCGGAAGGAAGTACCGGGCCGGAATGATGTAGCTCACGACCTGGACCGGAATCGGCATGTTGCGCAGCGGGAAGATCCAGCCGGAAAGAAGGAACGAAGGCAGCATCGTCAGCAGCCCGGAGAACTGGTACGCCATTCGCTGCGTGCCGGCGATGGTGGATATCAGGAGCCCCATGCCCAGCCCGCCCGCGAGGAAAAGCCCGGTCGCAAGGAAGAGCAGGAGCCAGCTTCCTTTCACCGCAACGCCGAAAAGAAGCCAGCCACAGAGCACGATGACGGTCGCGCCGATGAGGGAAAGGACGATGTAGGGCACGCTCTTGCCGAGGATTACCTGCAACGGGTGCAGCGGCGAGACCACGAGTTGCTCCATGGTGCCCCGTTCCTTTTCCCGGACAACCGAAAGCGAAGTCGAGGTCACGGTCATGAGCAGAAGAATCTGGACGATGATACCGGGAATCAGAAAGCTGGCGCTGTTGAGTTCCGGGTTGTACCAGACCCGCGGCCGGTAGTCGATCGGCAGGGCCAGGTTGGTCCGGCCGATGCGCACCAGCGCCGCGGTCGTGAGTTGCTCGGAGTAGGCCTGCATGATTGCCCCGGAATAGCCGATTACGGTCGAGGCGGTGTTGGAGTTGGAACCGTCAACGGCTAACTGGACGGCCACGTTGCTGCCGCGCGCGAGGCTGTCCGCGAAGCCGGCCGGCACCACGAGCACGACCTGCGCCAGCCCGCCGTCGAGCACCTCGTCAACGCCCCGTTCGCTGGACAGGTATCGGCTGAGGTCGAAATACCCCGAGTGCAGGAAGCTCTGGGCGAAGTCGCGGCTCCGGCTGGTGTGGTCATTGTCGAGCACAGCCAGCGGGATGTGTTTGACGTCGAAGTTCAGAGCGTACCCGAAAAGCAGCATCATGAATATCGGGAAACCGAGCAGCACCGCCAGCGTGCGCCGGTCGCGCAGCATCTGGCGCACTTCCTTGACTGCGACCGGGCGCACGCGGCGCACGCGATTGACAAGCCTACTGGGCATACTCAGTCTCCGGCGCAAGGATGAAGGATGGGGGATGAAGGCGGAAGGATGAAGCCCGATTTCCGACTTCGGACTTCGGACTTTCCTGATTCATCCTTTCCCGTTTCATCCCTTCCACTTTCACCCTTTCTGCGTTTGGTGCTCAACCAGGTCAATGAACACGTCCTGCAGGGACGGCACTATCCTGCCGACGCGCTCAACCGCGATGCCACGGCCCGCGAGAGTAGTACGGATGCGTTCGGTGCCGCCCGCTTCGTCCTCGACCCGGACGTGCAGCGCGTCGCCGAATACCGCTGTCTCCAGCGCCCACGGCTGTTCCTGCAGCACGGCGAGCGCGTCGATGAGCCGGTCGCATCGCACCTCGAGAATCGGCGTCTTGAACGTGCGCGCCTTCAGCTCCTGGGGGCTGCCGCCGGCAATCAGCCGGCCGGCGTGAATCAGCATGACATGATTACAGTACTCGGCTTCGTCGAGGTAGTGCGTCGTGACGAAGACCGTCGTGCCGGCTTCGGCCAGCCGGTCAATCAACTCCCAGAACCGGCGCCGCGAGACCGGATCAACTCCGCTCGTCGGCTCGTCCAGAAAGATGATTTTCGGCTCGTGGAGAATCGCGCAGCCGAGCGCCAGGCGCTGACGCCAGCCGCCGGAAAGCTCGGATGTCAGGCTCTTCTCCCGACCGTGAAGCCCGGCCATGTCCAGCGCCCACGCGGCCCGCTCCCGCAGCTTCGGGATGGGAATCCCATACACACCGCCGAAGAATGTCAGGTTCTCCATCACGGTCAGGTCCGGGTAGAGCGAGAACTTCTGCGACATGTAGCCGATGTTCCGCTTCACCTGTTCCGATTGACGGGCCACGTCGAAGCCGCCCACCGTGGCCCGGCCCGAGCTCGGGCTCAAGAGCCCGCACAGCATTCGGATGATGGTCGTCTTGCCCGCGCCGTTTGCGCCGAGGAATCCGAGGATTTCCCCCCGTGCGACGTTGAACGTGACGTCGTCCACCGCGGTGAACCGGCCGAACCGCTTGGTCAGACCCAGGACCTCAATCGTGTTCAATGCAGCGGACTGGCTTCCAGGATTCGAGGATTCCGGGGGGCGAGTGTCCGGACTGGAATCTTTGATTCCTAGACCCCTTTCTCCAGGAGGGATATGAAGACGTTCTCCAGTGAAGGCGGGGTGACGCGCCAGCTCGTGACGTCGATGCCGGCTTCGACCAGGCACCCACGGATGCGGGCCGAATCAGGTTCAAGGTCCGGCACCACCACGTTCAGCCGGTCCCCGAACATCTGCACGTCGGCCCCGGGGACCCGGCGCACGATATCGCGAACCCGCCTTATCTCGGGTGCGACGATCTCAATCACTGCGCCCTTCATGAGGTTCTTGATGTTCTTCGGCGTGTCCGCAACGAGAAGCCTGCCCTGGTTTATCATCCCGACGCGGCTGCTGCGTTCAGCCTCATCGAGGTAGGGCGTAGTCAGGAGAATCGTGGTCCCCTGCTTCAGGAGGTCGGACAAGATGACCCAGAAGTCCCGGCGCGAAACCGGGTCAACGCCGGTAGTAGGTTCATCCAGGAGGATTATCTCCGGAGTGTGAACCAGCGTGCAGGCCAGGGCCAGCTTCTGTTTCATGCCGCCGGATAGTTGCTCGGCCAGGCGTTTACGGAACGGTGTCAGGCGGGTGAACTGGAGCAGCTCTTCGCGCCGGGCCTTGAAATTCGGAACGTCATGAATCTCGGCGAAGAACTGGATGTTCTCGTCCACTGACAGGTCGCCGTAGAGAGTGAACTGTTGAGAGAAGTACCCGACCTTCTGTTTGATGTAGCGCAGCCCGGACA
The bacterium DNA segment above includes these coding regions:
- a CDS encoding sigma-70 family RNA polymerase sigma factor gives rise to the protein MDDGQLVAQAQAGDLSAFDELVRRHHVSVYCYLYRTCRNGAEAEEMTQVAFVKAWEALRGFRGQASFKTWLFRIATNLCINRLSRRKPSDPVSEEIPAPRRDEPEEALRQRLLSERIGRALEALPADQRSALVLSIYEEMSHEEIAAAMGRSPASVNSLLYRARIGVRRALEDVHARDLTRTSAIDNRESCVYECEEHEV
- a CDS encoding DUF3795 domain-containing protein — protein: MARQMIAYCGIDCAKCPGYRFPRLGEKLHMKGLFQAMLKSGMKRARKQRQPKLAEGQKVEDLYEDLSRDIICDGCATIDARCLKGCLQCPVRCCAMEMGVANCGRCPKYPCEQLQSAWKSSVFKGQRERLEKLRAKQGSSAR
- a CDS encoding ABC transporter ATP-binding protein, translating into MPDNVIETRHLAKSFETIEAVADLNLEVRRGEMFSLVGPDGAGKSTALRMLCGLVKPTGGSATVLGRDLVSGLRYIKQKVGYFSQQFTLYGDLSVDENIQFFAEIHDVPNFKARREELLQFTRLTPFRKRLAEQLSGGMKQKLALACTLVHTPEIILLDEPTTGVDPVSRRDFWVILSDLLKQGTTILLTTPYLDEAERSSRVGMINQGRLLVADTPKNIKNLMKGAVIEIVAPEIRRVRDIVRRVPGADVQMFGDRLNVVVPDLEPDSARIRGCLVEAGIDVTSWRVTPPSLENVFISLLEKGV
- a CDS encoding DNA-formamidopyrimidine glycosylase family protein gives rise to the protein MFELPECATLARQMSETLRGKIVERGRLGNSPHKFVWYNRKPAEFERLTKGKRVGSASARGRWMMVPLEPGYVLVLGECGGRLLYHEPGADLPGKYHLLLQFEDASALSVTTQMWGAMELFEQGKERERKYIKGMRRTPADKEFTFAYFTGLVDELLEGEKRSVKGLLTQEQLIPGLGNSVAQDIMFRAGLHPRHALAELSPAQRRTLHDAIIKTVREVIAKGGRSDELDLFGRPGRYERIMSADTAGEPCPQCGKKIEKIAYLGGACYLCPKCQA
- a CDS encoding amidohydrolase encodes the protein MIELDDSLVSWVRNLRRWFHHHPEPSFDEHKTQDKIVEILNGLGIENRRAGQTGVIADIRGNGTGRTDEPPMHCLTGASGANTDNRADVPDKAICVHQCPSVVSRSRRIALRADMDALRIQEAETSLNRDYRSENAGVMHACGHDGHMAILLGAARWLQEHRDKLAGNVRLIFQPAEEVPPGGAGRMIEAGCLDDVDAIIAVHIFGNMPLSRIGFRAGPFMAATRTFKVTIKGKPGHHMCPQDNIDPIQIAARFISTIQTDIRQRLSPNSRYVLGFGEVHSGMQHNQTPGEAKVVGTFRAYDVRDSETIAAAIRSNLDGLMLVYGRENGEGTTQTWGQTRAESDAGASSACPRPPSYTLDAEPAYPPLVNNPVFTKHAAEVLKAHFASVDDDMEPNLGGEDFACYVERVPGMFLFLGGGNPARGITAMNHSDRFDMDEAVLPTGIKVLLTVTTDFLHNPAPYLGE
- a CDS encoding zf-HC2 domain-containing protein, whose product is MKCDKEKLVSLADRCLSEHEARAVEEHVAGCANCRQELELLKSDAAMLRQEPKPEVPAYLATRIIAGVRQRQVQAGPWLIATPVGQRGLSRIWARAAAVVLVALGVWLGTALARATVGPQQSFADRLAQVGLELPNGEDK
- a CDS encoding ABC transporter permease, with the translated sequence MPSRLVNRVRRVRPVAVKEVRQMLRDRRTLAVLLGFPIFMMLLFGYALNFDVKHIPLAVLDNDHTSRSRDFAQSFLHSGYFDLSRYLSSERGVDEVLDGGLAQVVLVVPAGFADSLARGSNVAVQLAVDGSNSNTASTVIGYSGAIMQAYSEQLTTAALVRIGRTNLALPIDYRPRVWYNPELNSASFLIPGIIVQILLLMTVTSTSLSVVREKERGTMEQLVVSPLHPLQVILGKSVPYIVLSLIGATVIVLCGWLLFGVAVKGSWLLLFLATGLFLAGGLGMGLLISTIAGTQRMAYQFSGLLTMLPSFLLSGWIFPLRNMPIPVQVVSYIIPARYFLPILRAIIIKGVGLSTFWPQMVFLLVFAVATISLSTARLRRQMS
- a CDS encoding ABC transporter ATP-binding protein, which codes for MNTIEVLGLTKRFGRFTAVDDVTFNVARGEILGFLGANGAGKTTIIRMLCGLLSPSSGRATVGGFDVARQSEQVKRNIGYMSQKFSLYPDLTVMENLTFFGGVYGIPIPKLRERAAWALDMAGLHGREKSLTSELSGGWRQRLALGCAILHEPKIIFLDEPTSGVDPVSRRRFWELIDRLAEAGTTVFVTTHYLDEAEYCNHVMLIHAGRLIAGGSPQELKARTFKTPILEVRCDRLIDALAVLQEQPWALETAVFGDALHVRVEDEAGGTERIRTTLAGRGIAVERVGRIVPSLQDVFIDLVEHQTQKG
- a CDS encoding DUF3795 domain-containing protein; amino-acid sequence: MTGYCGYNCDLCAARSDDPAVRQKLVDGWRKLFGHQMYTVENVRCDGCRSDGRLADKSCTARPCAKENGVESCGLCADFPCKNVRPLMGNKEGLLLYCYPRTADLTEEEYELCMRQFAGMENLIRIMVENGRLPAWLTQRRDV
- a CDS encoding ABC transporter permease, with product MRTILHIMRKEFIQIRRDRRMFIMSFLSPVIQLVILGYAANLDVNNIPLLVCDQDRTVASRQFVERFTSSGQFRLVGYVQSPNDIDRPMDKGSASLALVLPPGFQSGILAHRTVQVQAIADGSESNSAGIGLGYAALIVGQYSQQVLLAAFSRSGASLKLPSINPQIRVWYNPTLRSRNYMVPAVLAMVLLMMTMMFTGLAIVREKEAGTMEQLIVTPIRPYELIIGKLAPFAVLSLVDVVLVLVVATLWFHVPLKGSIPLLFGLCLVFEIATLGLGLLISTLAKTQQEATMTTQFFIMQPMMQLSGFAFPIANMPVIVQFVTYFLPLRYFMTIIRGIFLKGVGMASLWRDALSLFVLGCVILGIAISRFRKRLG